Proteins from a genomic interval of Mustela lutreola isolate mMusLut2 chromosome 4, mMusLut2.pri, whole genome shotgun sequence:
- the CHCHD1 gene encoding small ribosomal subunit protein mS37: MATPSLRGRLPRLGNPRKPILKPNKPLILANRVGERRRDKGEATCITEMSVMMACWKQNEFRDEACRKEIQDFFDCASRAEGARKMRSIQDTGESGNLPPMKLNKLLQRFPNKSHVS, translated from the exons ATGGCGACGCCCAGCCTGCGGGGTCGCTTACCGCGGCTGGGGAACCCGCGGAAGCCTATACTGAAGCCCAACAAGCCCCTCATTCTAGCTAACCGTGTTGGGGAACGACGCCGGGACAAGGGCG AGGCGACTTGTATCACAGAGATGTCGGTGATGATGGCGTGTTGGAAGCAGAATGAATTCCGCGACGAAGCGTGCAGAAAAGAGATCCAGGATTTCTTCGACTGTGCTTCTAGGGCTGAG ggGGCCCGAAAGATGAGATCAATCCAGGATACAGGAGAATCTGGGAATTTACCCCCCATGAAACTCAATAAGTTGTTACAGAGATTTCCTAACAAATCTCATGTCAGTTGA
- the FUT11 gene encoding alpha-(1,3)-fucosyltransferase 11 isoform X3: protein MAAGRSGVVLAVFGVLSICTVSGSGPVAERETGGEAGWTEPWDGAVFRSPSALGAVGVARSPGTPRPGREEAVDLPVLLWWSPGLFPHFPGDSERIECARGACLASRDRRVRGHSRTRALLFYGTDFRASEAPLPRLAHQSWALLHEESPLNNFVLSHGPGIRLFNLTATFSRHSDYPLALQWLPGTAYLRRAAPPLQERAEWRRRGYAPLLYLQSHCDVPADRDRYVRELMRYIPVDSYGKCLQNRDLPTSRLRDTATATTEDPELLAFLSRYKFHLALENAICDDYMTEKLWRPMHLGAVPVYRGSPSVRDWMPNNHSIILIDDFESPQKLAEFIDFLDKNDEEYMKYLAYKQPGGITNQFLLDSLKHREWGVNDPLLPNYLNGFECFVCDHELARLEAEKAHAASPGDIPGPEPHIAQPSHMDCPVPTPGFGSVEEIPENDSHLILSTVIGTTPWYLFKNEVSS, encoded by the exons ATGGCGGCGGGCCGCAGCGGGGTTGTGCTTGCTGTCTTCGGAGTGCTTAGTATTTGTACGGTCAGCGGCTCTGGGCCCGTGGCTGAGAGGGAGACCGGCGGGGAGGCGGGCTGGACGGAGCCATGGGATGGTGCGGTTTTCCGGTCGCCCTCAGCGCTGGGCGCGGTCGGGGTGGCGCGCAGTCCAGGAACCCCGcggccagggagggaggaggcggtgGACTTGCCGGTGCTGCTGTGGTGGAGCCCAGGCCTATTTCCGCACTTTCCGGGCGACTCGGAGCGCATTGAGTGCGCGCGCGGTGCGTGCCTGGCGTCCCGGGACCGACGGGTGCGGGGGCACTCGCGGACGCGCGCGCTGCTCTTTTACGGCACTGACTTTCGCGCGTCTGAGGCGCCGCTGCCGCGCCTGGCACATCAGAGCTGGGCGCTTCTGCACGAGGAATCGCCCCTCAACAACTTCGTGCTGAGCCACGGGCCCGGCATCCGCCTCTTCAATCTCACTGCCACCTTCAGCCGCCATTCGGACTACCCGCTGGCGCTGCAGTGGCTCCCCGGGACCGCCTACCTGCGCCGCGCGGCGCCTCCGCTACAGGAGCGCGCCGAGTGGCGCCGCCGCGGCTACGCGCCTTTGCTCTATCTGCAGTCCCACTGCGACGTGCCTGCGGACCGGGACCGCTACGTGCGCGAGCTGATGCGTTACATCCCG GTGGATTCCTATGGGAAATGCCTGCAAAATCGGGACCTGCCCACTTCGCGGTTACGGGACACAGCCACAGCCACCACCGAAGATCCAGAGCTTTTGGCCTTCTTGTCTCGCTATAAGTTCCACTTGGCCCTCGAAAATGCCATCTGTGATGACTACATGACAGAAAAACTTTGGCGCCCCATGCATCTCGGGGCTGTGCCTGTGTATCGCGGCTCTCCTTCTGTAAGGGACTGGATGCCCAACAATCACTCCATCATCCTCATTGATGACTTTGAGTCACCTCAGAAGCTGGCAGAATTTATTGACTTTCTGGACAAGAATGATGAGGAATACATGAAATACCTGGCATATAAGCAGCCTGGGGGCATCACCAACCAGTTCCTTCTGGATAGTCTGAAGCATCGGGAGTGGGGAGTGAATGATCCTTTGCTGCCTAACTACCTCAATGGCTTCGAGTGTTTCGTCTGTGACCATGAACTGGCTCGGCTGGAGGCCGAGAAAGCTCACGCAGCCTCTCCTGGGGATATCCCTGGCCCTGAACCTCACATTGCCCAGCCCTCACACATGGATTGCCCGGTGCCCACACCTGGTTTTGGCAGTGTGGAAGAGATTCCTGAGAATGACAG CCATCTCATTCTCTCAACTGTGATTGGAACAACACCTTGGTACTTGTTTAAGAATGAGGTAAG tagctga
- the FUT11 gene encoding alpha-(1,3)-fucosyltransferase 11 isoform X4, producing MAAGRSGVVLAVFGVLSICTVSGSGPVAERETGGEAGWTEPWDGAVFRSPSALGAVGVARSPGTPRPGREEAVDLPVLLWWSPGLFPHFPGDSERIECARGACLASRDRRVRGHSRTRALLFYGTDFRASEAPLPRLAHQSWALLHEESPLNNFVLSHGPGIRLFNLTATFSRHSDYPLALQWLPGTAYLRRAAPPLQERAEWRRRGYAPLLYLQSHCDVPADRDRYVRELMRYIPVDSYGKCLQNRDLPTSRLRDTATATTEDPELLAFLSRYKFHLALENAICDDYMTEKLWRPMHLGAVPVYRGSPSVRDWMPNNHSIILIDDFESPQKLAEFIDFLDKNDEEYMKYLAYKQPGGITNQFLLDSLKHREWGVNDPLLPNYLNGFECFVCDHELARLEAEKAHAASPGDIPGPEPHIAQPSHMDCPVPTPGFGSVEEIPENDSHLILSTVIGTTPWYLFKNE from the exons ATGGCGGCGGGCCGCAGCGGGGTTGTGCTTGCTGTCTTCGGAGTGCTTAGTATTTGTACGGTCAGCGGCTCTGGGCCCGTGGCTGAGAGGGAGACCGGCGGGGAGGCGGGCTGGACGGAGCCATGGGATGGTGCGGTTTTCCGGTCGCCCTCAGCGCTGGGCGCGGTCGGGGTGGCGCGCAGTCCAGGAACCCCGcggccagggagggaggaggcggtgGACTTGCCGGTGCTGCTGTGGTGGAGCCCAGGCCTATTTCCGCACTTTCCGGGCGACTCGGAGCGCATTGAGTGCGCGCGCGGTGCGTGCCTGGCGTCCCGGGACCGACGGGTGCGGGGGCACTCGCGGACGCGCGCGCTGCTCTTTTACGGCACTGACTTTCGCGCGTCTGAGGCGCCGCTGCCGCGCCTGGCACATCAGAGCTGGGCGCTTCTGCACGAGGAATCGCCCCTCAACAACTTCGTGCTGAGCCACGGGCCCGGCATCCGCCTCTTCAATCTCACTGCCACCTTCAGCCGCCATTCGGACTACCCGCTGGCGCTGCAGTGGCTCCCCGGGACCGCCTACCTGCGCCGCGCGGCGCCTCCGCTACAGGAGCGCGCCGAGTGGCGCCGCCGCGGCTACGCGCCTTTGCTCTATCTGCAGTCCCACTGCGACGTGCCTGCGGACCGGGACCGCTACGTGCGCGAGCTGATGCGTTACATCCCG GTGGATTCCTATGGGAAATGCCTGCAAAATCGGGACCTGCCCACTTCGCGGTTACGGGACACAGCCACAGCCACCACCGAAGATCCAGAGCTTTTGGCCTTCTTGTCTCGCTATAAGTTCCACTTGGCCCTCGAAAATGCCATCTGTGATGACTACATGACAGAAAAACTTTGGCGCCCCATGCATCTCGGGGCTGTGCCTGTGTATCGCGGCTCTCCTTCTGTAAGGGACTGGATGCCCAACAATCACTCCATCATCCTCATTGATGACTTTGAGTCACCTCAGAAGCTGGCAGAATTTATTGACTTTCTGGACAAGAATGATGAGGAATACATGAAATACCTGGCATATAAGCAGCCTGGGGGCATCACCAACCAGTTCCTTCTGGATAGTCTGAAGCATCGGGAGTGGGGAGTGAATGATCCTTTGCTGCCTAACTACCTCAATGGCTTCGAGTGTTTCGTCTGTGACCATGAACTGGCTCGGCTGGAGGCCGAGAAAGCTCACGCAGCCTCTCCTGGGGATATCCCTGGCCCTGAACCTCACATTGCCCAGCCCTCACACATGGATTGCCCGGTGCCCACACCTGGTTTTGGCAGTGTGGAAGAGATTCCTGAGAATGACAG CCATCTCATTCTCTCAACTGTGATTGGAACAACACCTTGGTACTTGTTTAAGAATGAG tag
- the FUT11 gene encoding alpha-(1,3)-fucosyltransferase 11 isoform X2, with protein sequence MAAGRSGVVLAVFGVLSICTVSGSGPVAERETGGEAGWTEPWDGAVFRSPSALGAVGVARSPGTPRPGREEAVDLPVLLWWSPGLFPHFPGDSERIECARGACLASRDRRVRGHSRTRALLFYGTDFRASEAPLPRLAHQSWALLHEESPLNNFVLSHGPGIRLFNLTATFSRHSDYPLALQWLPGTAYLRRAAPPLQERAEWRRRGYAPLLYLQSHCDVPADRDRYVRELMRYIPVDSYGKCLQNRDLPTSRLRDTATATTEDPELLAFLSRYKFHLALENAICDDYMTEKLWRPMHLGAVPVYRGSPSVRDWMPNNHSIILIDDFESPQKLAEFIDFLDKNDEEYMKYLAYKQPGGITNQFLLDSLKHREWGVNDPLLPNYLNGFECFVCDHELARLEAEKAHAASPGDIPGPEPHIAQPSHMDCPVPTPGFGSVEEIPENDSHLILSTVIGTTPWYLFKNEVRWVRFKILKL encoded by the exons ATGGCGGCGGGCCGCAGCGGGGTTGTGCTTGCTGTCTTCGGAGTGCTTAGTATTTGTACGGTCAGCGGCTCTGGGCCCGTGGCTGAGAGGGAGACCGGCGGGGAGGCGGGCTGGACGGAGCCATGGGATGGTGCGGTTTTCCGGTCGCCCTCAGCGCTGGGCGCGGTCGGGGTGGCGCGCAGTCCAGGAACCCCGcggccagggagggaggaggcggtgGACTTGCCGGTGCTGCTGTGGTGGAGCCCAGGCCTATTTCCGCACTTTCCGGGCGACTCGGAGCGCATTGAGTGCGCGCGCGGTGCGTGCCTGGCGTCCCGGGACCGACGGGTGCGGGGGCACTCGCGGACGCGCGCGCTGCTCTTTTACGGCACTGACTTTCGCGCGTCTGAGGCGCCGCTGCCGCGCCTGGCACATCAGAGCTGGGCGCTTCTGCACGAGGAATCGCCCCTCAACAACTTCGTGCTGAGCCACGGGCCCGGCATCCGCCTCTTCAATCTCACTGCCACCTTCAGCCGCCATTCGGACTACCCGCTGGCGCTGCAGTGGCTCCCCGGGACCGCCTACCTGCGCCGCGCGGCGCCTCCGCTACAGGAGCGCGCCGAGTGGCGCCGCCGCGGCTACGCGCCTTTGCTCTATCTGCAGTCCCACTGCGACGTGCCTGCGGACCGGGACCGCTACGTGCGCGAGCTGATGCGTTACATCCCG GTGGATTCCTATGGGAAATGCCTGCAAAATCGGGACCTGCCCACTTCGCGGTTACGGGACACAGCCACAGCCACCACCGAAGATCCAGAGCTTTTGGCCTTCTTGTCTCGCTATAAGTTCCACTTGGCCCTCGAAAATGCCATCTGTGATGACTACATGACAGAAAAACTTTGGCGCCCCATGCATCTCGGGGCTGTGCCTGTGTATCGCGGCTCTCCTTCTGTAAGGGACTGGATGCCCAACAATCACTCCATCATCCTCATTGATGACTTTGAGTCACCTCAGAAGCTGGCAGAATTTATTGACTTTCTGGACAAGAATGATGAGGAATACATGAAATACCTGGCATATAAGCAGCCTGGGGGCATCACCAACCAGTTCCTTCTGGATAGTCTGAAGCATCGGGAGTGGGGAGTGAATGATCCTTTGCTGCCTAACTACCTCAATGGCTTCGAGTGTTTCGTCTGTGACCATGAACTGGCTCGGCTGGAGGCCGAGAAAGCTCACGCAGCCTCTCCTGGGGATATCCCTGGCCCTGAACCTCACATTGCCCAGCCCTCACACATGGATTGCCCGGTGCCCACACCTGGTTTTGGCAGTGTGGAAGAGATTCCTGAGAATGACAG CCATCTCATTCTCTCAACTGTGATTGGAACAACACCTTGGTACTTGTTTAAGAATGAGGTAAGGTGGGTCAGATTTAAGATCTTAAAACTTTGA
- the FUT11 gene encoding alpha-(1,3)-fucosyltransferase 11 isoform X1 produces MAAGRSGVVLAVFGVLSICTVSGSGPVAERETGGEAGWTEPWDGAVFRSPSALGAVGVARSPGTPRPGREEAVDLPVLLWWSPGLFPHFPGDSERIECARGACLASRDRRVRGHSRTRALLFYGTDFRASEAPLPRLAHQSWALLHEESPLNNFVLSHGPGIRLFNLTATFSRHSDYPLALQWLPGTAYLRRAAPPLQERAEWRRRGYAPLLYLQSHCDVPADRDRYVRELMRYIPVDSYGKCLQNRDLPTSRLRDTATATTEDPELLAFLSRYKFHLALENAICDDYMTEKLWRPMHLGAVPVYRGSPSVRDWMPNNHSIILIDDFESPQKLAEFIDFLDKNDEEYMKYLAYKQPGGITNQFLLDSLKHREWGVNDPLLPNYLNGFECFVCDHELARLEAEKAHAASPGDIPGPEPHIAQPSHMDCPVPTPGFGSVEEIPENDSWKEMWLQDYWQGLDQGEALTAMIHNNETKQMKFWDYLHEIFMKRIQNL; encoded by the exons ATGGCGGCGGGCCGCAGCGGGGTTGTGCTTGCTGTCTTCGGAGTGCTTAGTATTTGTACGGTCAGCGGCTCTGGGCCCGTGGCTGAGAGGGAGACCGGCGGGGAGGCGGGCTGGACGGAGCCATGGGATGGTGCGGTTTTCCGGTCGCCCTCAGCGCTGGGCGCGGTCGGGGTGGCGCGCAGTCCAGGAACCCCGcggccagggagggaggaggcggtgGACTTGCCGGTGCTGCTGTGGTGGAGCCCAGGCCTATTTCCGCACTTTCCGGGCGACTCGGAGCGCATTGAGTGCGCGCGCGGTGCGTGCCTGGCGTCCCGGGACCGACGGGTGCGGGGGCACTCGCGGACGCGCGCGCTGCTCTTTTACGGCACTGACTTTCGCGCGTCTGAGGCGCCGCTGCCGCGCCTGGCACATCAGAGCTGGGCGCTTCTGCACGAGGAATCGCCCCTCAACAACTTCGTGCTGAGCCACGGGCCCGGCATCCGCCTCTTCAATCTCACTGCCACCTTCAGCCGCCATTCGGACTACCCGCTGGCGCTGCAGTGGCTCCCCGGGACCGCCTACCTGCGCCGCGCGGCGCCTCCGCTACAGGAGCGCGCCGAGTGGCGCCGCCGCGGCTACGCGCCTTTGCTCTATCTGCAGTCCCACTGCGACGTGCCTGCGGACCGGGACCGCTACGTGCGCGAGCTGATGCGTTACATCCCG GTGGATTCCTATGGGAAATGCCTGCAAAATCGGGACCTGCCCACTTCGCGGTTACGGGACACAGCCACAGCCACCACCGAAGATCCAGAGCTTTTGGCCTTCTTGTCTCGCTATAAGTTCCACTTGGCCCTCGAAAATGCCATCTGTGATGACTACATGACAGAAAAACTTTGGCGCCCCATGCATCTCGGGGCTGTGCCTGTGTATCGCGGCTCTCCTTCTGTAAGGGACTGGATGCCCAACAATCACTCCATCATCCTCATTGATGACTTTGAGTCACCTCAGAAGCTGGCAGAATTTATTGACTTTCTGGACAAGAATGATGAGGAATACATGAAATACCTGGCATATAAGCAGCCTGGGGGCATCACCAACCAGTTCCTTCTGGATAGTCTGAAGCATCGGGAGTGGGGAGTGAATGATCCTTTGCTGCCTAACTACCTCAATGGCTTCGAGTGTTTCGTCTGTGACCATGAACTGGCTCGGCTGGAGGCCGAGAAAGCTCACGCAGCCTCTCCTGGGGATATCCCTGGCCCTGAACCTCACATTGCCCAGCCCTCACACATGGATTGCCCGGTGCCCACACCTGGTTTTGGCAGTGTGGAAGAGATTCCTGAGAATGACAG CTGGAAGGAGATGTGGCTGCAAGATTATTGGCAAGGTCTGGACCAGGGGGAAGCTCTCACTGCCATGATCCACAACAATGAGACAAAGCAGATGAAATTTTGGGATTATCTACACGAGATCTTCATGAAAAGGATCCAAAATCTCTAA